In one window of Leptospira sp. GIMC2001 DNA:
- a CDS encoding phosphate ABC transporter substrate-binding/OmpA family protein: MKKTTLTPFAKILITILIVAGLFFGLRWLAQSDLIGTQSSVAIPEGVPKDTKLYNVCVVTWGGYAGGQYFNKGFNASAESRYFKDYGFLVNFTVIDDFATSRDAFKAGKCNLLWVTVDSFPTEVDALAKVEPIFLFQADWSRGGDAIVVREGIKTINDLKGKKVTVAFGTPSHTFLIWMLKAGGLSMSDIEIVEVPSAIDSATTYKAGAVDAAVVWSPDDEDLVTRVPGSKVLKNTRDASHIIADGFLISKPFLEKNRQDISNLVRGWLIGASEINASEKAKREAATILSRGLNQPEDFCYNAINNVRLATYGDNINFFGIDTSYQGVKGEELYTSMAYEYAQINLAPARVPAWRSVIDMSFISELKLTGNAHAAETQKVFSQAGGDKAEAFAVKRITVNFPTGSSTLTDEAKLVISREFGSIAKAFGNARVRIEGNTDSVGSHDLNVALSEKRAKSVADFLATRYSFSKSRFVIVGNGPDKPIASNDTEVGRAQNRRTDFELIQ; encoded by the coding sequence ATGAAAAAAACTACACTAACACCATTTGCAAAAATACTTATAACAATATTAATTGTTGCTGGCTTATTCTTCGGATTACGCTGGTTAGCTCAATCTGACCTAATCGGAACACAGTCTTCTGTTGCAATACCTGAAGGAGTCCCAAAAGATACGAAACTCTACAACGTATGTGTTGTAACCTGGGGCGGTTATGCTGGTGGACAATATTTTAACAAAGGCTTTAATGCAAGTGCCGAGAGTCGATATTTCAAAGACTATGGCTTCCTTGTAAACTTTACCGTGATTGATGATTTTGCAACCAGTAGAGACGCATTCAAAGCTGGTAAGTGCAATCTCTTGTGGGTAACAGTTGACTCATTTCCAACTGAAGTGGATGCTCTCGCAAAAGTGGAACCTATTTTCCTTTTTCAAGCGGACTGGAGCCGAGGTGGTGATGCTATCGTTGTGCGTGAAGGAATCAAAACTATCAATGATCTTAAAGGCAAAAAAGTTACAGTAGCTTTTGGAACCCCAAGTCATACTTTTCTAATCTGGATGCTCAAAGCGGGCGGACTGTCGATGAGCGATATTGAAATCGTTGAAGTTCCATCGGCAATTGATTCCGCAACAACTTATAAAGCGGGTGCTGTTGATGCTGCAGTAGTTTGGAGTCCTGACGATGAAGACCTCGTTACAAGAGTTCCAGGAAGTAAAGTGTTGAAGAATACAAGAGATGCATCGCATATTATAGCGGATGGATTCTTAATCAGTAAACCTTTTCTTGAAAAAAACAGGCAAGATATTTCTAATTTAGTGCGTGGCTGGTTGATCGGTGCATCTGAAATCAATGCAAGCGAAAAAGCAAAAAGAGAAGCTGCGACAATTCTTTCTAGAGGATTGAATCAACCTGAAGACTTTTGCTACAATGCTATAAATAATGTTAGGCTAGCAACATATGGAGATAATATCAATTTTTTTGGAATAGATACTTCTTACCAAGGCGTCAAAGGTGAAGAATTATATACTTCTATGGCATATGAATATGCTCAGATCAATCTTGCACCAGCTCGAGTTCCTGCTTGGAGATCTGTGATTGATATGTCTTTTATATCAGAACTTAAATTAACAGGCAATGCACATGCAGCTGAAACACAAAAAGTTTTCTCTCAAGCAGGTGGAGACAAAGCAGAAGCGTTCGCAGTAAAAAGAATCACTGTAAATTTTCCAACAGGAAGTTCCACTCTTACAGATGAAGCAAAATTGGTGATATCTCGTGAATTTGGTTCAATAGCAAAAGCTTTCGGAAACGCTAGAGTTCGTATTGAAGGAAATACGGATTCAGTTGGCAGTCATGATTTGAACGTTGCCTTATCTGAAAAACGAGCCAAATCTGTCGCAGATTTTCTAGCCACACGTTACAGCTTTAGCAAATCTAGATTCGTAATCGTTGGAAATGGTCCAGACAAACCAATAGCATCCAACGATACCGAAGTTGGACGAGCTCAAAACAGAAGAACGGATTTCGAGCTAATTCAATAA
- a CDS encoding STAS domain-containing protein, with protein MNDNHKLSLEIDSGDMRMFRITGILPAKIEDSAAVIKLEGEINLYSSQHIKEIIEKLLIEGRNKIFIDLGDVTYIDSSGLGVFLGLHSKIYKAGGGINLCSPSQKVNYVLELTKLVGLLNIFNTLEEGMEVFANKESI; from the coding sequence ATGAACGACAATCACAAACTATCTCTCGAAATCGATAGCGGTGATATGCGTATGTTCCGCATAACAGGAATTCTTCCTGCAAAGATTGAAGACTCTGCAGCGGTCATTAAGCTCGAAGGTGAGATCAATCTATATAGCTCACAGCATATAAAAGAGATCATTGAAAAGCTATTGATAGAAGGACGAAATAAAATATTTATCGATCTTGGTGATGTTACTTATATTGATTCTTCTGGATTGGGCGTATTTCTTGGTCTTCATTCTAAAATCTATAAGGCGGGCGGTGGTATCAACCTATGTTCTCCATCACAAAAAGTGAATTACGTTCTCGAATTAACAAAGTTAGTGGGTTTACTCAATATTTTCAATACTCTTGAAGAAGGGATGGAAGTATTTGCGAATAAAGAATCAATTTAG
- the galK gene encoding galactokinase, translated as MSEAFIKQFGTGNGSIKERKFQAPARINIIGEHVDYLGGIVLPAAIDFHINATIRPNGTSGYRLYSEDFMSFWETNEITKSDKAPWANYILGVIDQFMERGFEVPGFDLSLEGNIPQGAGLSSSAAVEVSVGYAINEVFQLGLDRTEIALIGQAAENHFVGTNCGIMDQFIIAWGKEKHCISLDTSSLKFEYHHFDLGNHEFYLIQSNVKHSLKDSAYNDRRADCENALRKIQKIHPGLLNLYSLESSTDLASLGLSDNELKRVKHVITEKARTERVIAGLRDGNFIDVGNALYECHDSLSKYFEVSCRETDFLVETLRKEKIIGARMIGGGFGGCILVIDQIGRMDDTRAKIDQAYKVEFGMRADFYQFKISDGVREII; from the coding sequence GTGAGCGAAGCATTTATAAAACAATTCGGTACGGGAAATGGATCGATAAAAGAAAGAAAATTTCAAGCACCAGCAAGAATCAATATCATCGGAGAGCATGTAGATTATTTAGGAGGAATTGTTCTTCCAGCAGCCATTGATTTCCATATCAATGCAACCATTCGACCCAATGGAACTAGTGGTTACCGGCTCTATTCAGAAGATTTTATGTCCTTCTGGGAAACGAATGAAATCACAAAATCAGATAAGGCACCCTGGGCAAATTATATACTCGGTGTGATTGATCAATTTATGGAGCGCGGATTCGAAGTTCCAGGTTTTGACTTAAGTCTGGAAGGCAATATTCCACAAGGAGCTGGACTTTCCAGTTCTGCAGCAGTGGAAGTATCCGTCGGATATGCAATCAATGAAGTATTTCAACTTGGACTGGATAGAACGGAAATAGCCCTCATCGGACAAGCAGCCGAAAACCATTTTGTAGGAACCAATTGCGGAATAATGGATCAGTTTATCATTGCTTGGGGCAAGGAAAAGCATTGCATATCACTGGATACTTCAAGTTTAAAATTTGAATATCACCATTTTGATCTGGGCAACCACGAGTTCTATCTCATCCAATCCAATGTAAAGCACTCGTTAAAGGACTCAGCTTATAATGATAGGCGAGCAGATTGCGAAAACGCATTAAGGAAAATACAAAAAATCCATCCAGGTCTCTTGAACCTTTATTCCTTAGAGTCAAGTACAGATCTTGCAAGTCTTGGACTTTCAGATAATGAATTAAAAAGGGTCAAACACGTCATTACTGAAAAAGCGAGAACGGAGCGAGTCATTGCAGGACTGAGAGATGGAAACTTTATTGATGTCGGTAATGCTCTCTATGAATGTCACGATTCTTTGTCAAAATATTTCGAGGTTTCTTGCCGAGAAACCGATTTTCTAGTAGAAACCTTACGAAAGGAGAAGATAATTGGAGCAAGGATGATTGGCGGTGGCTTTGGTGGATGTATACTTGTGATTGATCAAATAGGTCGCATGGATGACACTCGAGCCAAGATAGATCAGGCCTACAAAGTCGAATTCGGAATGCGAGCCGACTTTTATCAATTTAAGATTTCTGACGGAGTTAGGGAAATAATTTAA
- a CDS encoding glucose-6-phosphate isomerase, with translation MNQIQILARFAESFMNPPKWEAILKQSAKAMDMLLAGNGAGSEYLGWVNLPSGITNEELVRIEKTAERIRNQSEYLVVVGIGGSYLGARAVIESVCNPFDSYRTEKSKTKILYAGHHLDPDYHRDLLDFLAEKEFSVNVISKSGTTTEPAVAFRLLIDLLEKKYGKDGTKSRVIATTDSTKGALKKFSDEYGFETYVIPDDVGGRYSVLTPVGLIPIAVSGANIRALVSGAQAMQKVLTEEKDPSKNLACRYASLRNTLYLTGKKIEILVNYNPALHFVAEWWKQLYGESEGKGKKGIFPASVDLTTDLHSMGQYLQDGERTIFETVIRVETTKRDIELTARDGDVDGLNYLAGKSLSWVGSKATLGTLVAHTDGSVPCIEIVIPKLDEENIGALLYFFEFACGVSGYILGVNPFDQPGVEDYKNNMFALLGKKGYEDRKDDIEKKI, from the coding sequence ATGAATCAAATTCAAATACTTGCTCGTTTTGCAGAATCATTTATGAACCCACCCAAATGGGAGGCCATACTCAAGCAATCTGCCAAAGCGATGGATATGCTGCTTGCAGGAAATGGTGCCGGAAGTGAATATCTAGGTTGGGTGAATCTGCCGAGCGGTATAACAAATGAAGAGTTGGTTCGAATAGAAAAGACAGCAGAACGAATTCGCAATCAATCCGAATACTTGGTCGTTGTCGGAATCGGCGGGTCCTACTTGGGTGCAAGAGCTGTGATTGAATCAGTCTGCAATCCATTTGATTCTTATAGAACCGAAAAATCCAAAACCAAAATTCTCTACGCTGGTCATCACCTTGATCCAGACTACCATCGTGATCTATTGGATTTTCTTGCTGAGAAAGAATTTTCTGTAAATGTGATTTCTAAATCAGGAACGACTACTGAGCCTGCGGTAGCCTTCCGATTGCTCATAGATCTACTTGAGAAGAAATACGGTAAAGATGGAACCAAAAGTCGCGTTATAGCAACGACTGACTCAACCAAAGGTGCACTAAAAAAGTTTTCAGATGAATATGGATTTGAGACTTATGTAATTCCTGATGATGTGGGCGGTCGTTATTCAGTGCTAACGCCTGTTGGATTGATTCCCATCGCAGTTTCGGGAGCCAACATACGAGCTCTAGTATCTGGTGCTCAGGCGATGCAAAAGGTTTTGACAGAAGAAAAAGATCCATCCAAAAATTTAGCATGTCGTTATGCTTCTCTTCGTAATACTTTATACCTCACTGGCAAAAAAATAGAAATCCTTGTGAATTACAATCCAGCTCTGCATTTTGTCGCAGAATGGTGGAAGCAATTGTATGGAGAGAGTGAAGGCAAGGGCAAAAAGGGAATCTTTCCTGCAAGCGTTGATCTTACCACTGATTTGCATTCCATGGGTCAATATCTACAGGATGGAGAGCGAACTATTTTTGAGACAGTCATTCGAGTAGAGACTACTAAACGAGATATTGAACTAACAGCACGGGACGGTGACGTTGATGGGTTGAACTATCTTGCAGGCAAGTCTTTATCTTGGGTTGGATCTAAGGCTACACTTGGAACACTTGTCGCCCACACTGATGGTTCTGTCCCATGTATAGAAATTGTTATCCCAAAATTGGATGAAGAGAATATTGGAGCACTATTGTACTTCTTTGAATTTGCTTGCGGAGTGTCCGGTTACATTCTAGGGGTCAATCCATTTGATCAACCTGGAGTTGAAGACTACAAGAACAATATGTTCGCACTTCTTGGTAAGAAAGGATATGAAGATCGAAAAGATGATATCGAGAAAAAAATTTGA
- a CDS encoding OmpA family protein, with protein MADSYYKQIKGKTYDRAMLEVAEKAEANAKGGKPVIGMDLAQELFEALVDGQEYTDVEKKSMKYIRANYLFTPEADEYIRREIRRFAAIQSSPVLTEVDKLKKITEAQKNATDSDSSSKKSKSSKAKASSSSSKLDSSSESIQEDYDQDDFPLREDDSSDYRELVEYRQEEEEEVAALENKRRKRMIRIGLIVLFVLMLLGITWSVCRPKSDANEVSDPKGFETIDESPNKSDDDVKEASNSWFGSNNDEPIEDPEYSRKDKELETKKEAEEIKKSEKLVENKQKESKDEGPGSEEFSREPGNAAPVVRKAYNINSLKSSISFVNYLEVPFVRNQDDLTSEGKKALDELATILNKHNQMIVRIEGHTCWIGTKEDNQKLSEERASVVYNYLKGKGVSDSNLSKRGYGELDPVATNRTKEGRLKNRRVEFTVLELK; from the coding sequence ATGGCAGATTCATATTACAAACAAATCAAAGGCAAAACCTACGATCGCGCGATGTTAGAAGTCGCTGAGAAAGCTGAAGCTAACGCAAAAGGTGGCAAACCTGTCATCGGAATGGATCTAGCCCAGGAATTATTTGAGGCTCTCGTTGACGGGCAAGAATATACTGATGTAGAAAAAAAATCGATGAAGTACATTCGAGCCAACTATCTCTTCACTCCAGAAGCAGATGAATACATCCGTCGTGAGATAAGAAGATTTGCTGCCATACAATCTTCACCGGTTCTAACGGAAGTTGACAAATTGAAAAAAATAACGGAAGCTCAGAAGAACGCTACTGACAGCGATTCATCTTCCAAGAAATCAAAATCTTCCAAAGCTAAGGCAAGTTCTTCTTCAAGTAAACTGGATAGTTCATCAGAATCAATACAAGAAGATTATGATCAAGATGATTTTCCATTGAGAGAAGATGACTCTTCCGACTATAGAGAGTTAGTTGAATATCGACAAGAAGAAGAGGAAGAAGTCGCAGCACTTGAGAACAAAAGGAGAAAAAGAATGATTCGAATTGGTTTAATTGTACTATTTGTTCTTATGCTATTAGGAATAACTTGGAGCGTATGTCGCCCGAAATCTGATGCAAATGAAGTTTCTGATCCTAAGGGTTTTGAGACAATTGATGAATCTCCGAATAAATCAGATGATGATGTAAAAGAAGCCTCGAATTCTTGGTTTGGATCCAATAATGATGAACCTATTGAAGATCCCGAATATTCTAGAAAAGACAAAGAACTAGAAACCAAGAAAGAAGCTGAGGAAATCAAAAAATCCGAAAAACTTGTTGAGAACAAACAAAAAGAATCAAAAGATGAAGGACCTGGATCGGAAGAGTTTTCTAGAGAACCAGGCAATGCAGCTCCTGTAGTTCGAAAAGCTTACAATATCAACTCACTCAAGAGTAGCATCAGTTTTGTGAATTACTTAGAAGTTCCTTTTGTTCGTAACCAAGATGATCTAACCTCCGAAGGCAAAAAAGCCTTGGATGAATTGGCAACTATCTTGAACAAGCACAACCAAATGATTGTTCGTATCGAAGGTCATACTTGTTGGATTGGAACCAAAGAAGATAACCAAAAGTTATCCGAGGAACGAGCATCTGTAGTTTATAACTATCTCAAAGGCAAAGGTGTATCCGATTCAAACCTAAGCAAACGGGGTTATGGTGAGTTGGATCCAGTTGCAACCAATCGAACAAAAGAAGGAAGACTCAAAAACCGCAGAGTTGAATTTACAGTTCTTGAGTTGAAATAA
- a CDS encoding sigma 54-interacting transcriptional regulator — protein sequence MDVISEEKDFSELISHIQVELRNKPTISAKMDYILEESLRLFDATTGSISLADPEQKLLTIVAAKGMDGEKKLAAKFPFSVGITGQSAANKEVVYSPDVSNDPSYVKLIESVQSELAIPLIAQGQTIGVLNIESDKVDHFAPTTISRAKVFANQLTFVLLEERITKEAVNLNKSSSDPIESIIGFDAQMLFLKTRIRNVASTETSVLIIGEEGAGKQLVAKALHRLSSRREGPFEIVDCSALSGDLLEVEMFGAGEVGTEGRIIFGKLERAHKGTLFIDAIGDLPSELQKRLLQVLKQGTLQRGKGEKPIALDLRIISGTSRDLIGDLEKESFNLDLYYRLAEIPLRLPPLRERRGDIPLLAHYFLLEFNGVYGKNKTLAPDSIKVLSNYSWPGNVRQLRNLIQYSVIVNLEDEIQPASFQGEIMGKSEFPIIGIKEDSDIQIASPVTGMEILSPADNLSLKIATERLEAMWIREAFQRVHTQEEAAKLLGISRGALQYKIRNNRFLADFHSGNNG from the coding sequence ATGGATGTCATTAGTGAAGAAAAAGATTTCTCCGAGCTGATCTCTCATATTCAAGTAGAATTGCGTAATAAACCCACGATTTCTGCAAAAATGGATTATATATTAGAGGAATCTTTGCGTCTCTTCGATGCAACGACTGGATCGATTTCCCTTGCTGACCCAGAACAGAAATTATTGACCATCGTTGCCGCCAAAGGAATGGACGGTGAGAAAAAACTTGCTGCAAAATTCCCATTTAGCGTTGGGATCACCGGGCAATCTGCTGCAAATAAAGAAGTGGTTTATTCACCTGATGTCAGCAATGATCCAAGTTATGTGAAATTGATTGAATCCGTTCAATCAGAATTGGCAATTCCTTTGATTGCTCAAGGTCAAACAATCGGTGTTTTGAATATAGAATCTGATAAAGTTGATCATTTTGCTCCAACAACCATTAGTCGAGCGAAAGTATTTGCGAATCAACTCACCTTTGTGCTTTTAGAAGAAAGAATTACAAAAGAAGCGGTCAATCTGAATAAGTCAAGTTCAGACCCAATTGAAAGTATAATTGGTTTTGATGCACAGATGCTTTTTCTCAAAACCAGAATTCGGAACGTTGCATCAACAGAGACTTCTGTCCTCATCATTGGAGAAGAAGGCGCTGGGAAACAACTTGTTGCCAAAGCTCTGCATCGTTTATCGAGTCGCAGAGAAGGACCTTTTGAAATAGTTGATTGCTCCGCTCTATCGGGCGACCTGCTCGAAGTGGAAATGTTTGGAGCAGGAGAAGTGGGTACCGAAGGAAGAATCATCTTTGGTAAATTGGAACGCGCACATAAAGGAACTCTTTTCATAGATGCAATTGGAGATCTTCCATCTGAACTTCAGAAACGACTACTTCAAGTATTGAAGCAAGGAACTCTTCAAAGAGGAAAAGGTGAAAAGCCTATTGCCCTGGACTTGCGAATCATCAGTGGAACAAGTCGTGACTTGATCGGAGATTTAGAAAAAGAATCATTCAATTTGGATTTATACTACCGCTTGGCTGAGATTCCATTGAGATTACCACCGCTTCGAGAAAGGCGTGGTGATATTCCTCTTCTTGCTCATTATTTTCTACTGGAATTCAATGGCGTCTACGGTAAGAATAAAACTCTAGCTCCTGACTCTATTAAAGTTCTGAGCAATTATTCTTGGCCTGGAAATGTGCGTCAGCTTCGCAATCTCATCCAATACAGCGTCATTGTAAACTTAGAGGATGAGATTCAACCTGCTAGCTTTCAGGGTGAGATCATGGGTAAATCTGAATTTCCGATTATTGGAATAAAGGAAGATTCGGATATTCAAATAGCTTCTCCAGTTACTGGTATGGAAATTCTGTCTCCTGCGGACAATTTGTCTCTTAAAATTGCTACTGAAAGGTTGGAAGCAATGTGGATACGAGAAGCCTTCCAAAGAGTTCATACTCAAGAAGAAGCAGCTAAATTGCTTGGCATAAGCCGAGGTGCATTGCAATATAAGATACGGAACAATAGGTTTTTGGCAGATTTCCACTCGGGAAACAATGGATAG
- the prfB gene encoding peptide chain release factor 2: MDYKPPKELLRLSKEAIDTFQNYWRTLNLQEDLDRLRSLEERSTDPHLWDNPDEARNVTQKKNELSAKIEPWLELRKELFDFPDLIEMTIEELGEKGAQSLNEDYASIMERFETLEMSEALRGKDDACNAFINIHPGAGGTESQDWAEMLLRMFSRYLEKKGYRSQLVDYQEGDAAGIKNATIYVQGENAFGYLKGESGIHRLVRISPFDANKKRHTSFVSVYVTPELDDTIDIQIDDKDLRVDVFRSSGSGGQHVNTTDSAVRMTHLPTGVVVSCQNERSQIKNRDTAMKMLKARLYEIEKQKADEEKEKSGGEKRDIAWGSQIRSYVFHPYNMVKDHRTEHETGNVQAVMDGELEPFIMAFLKSRTLKKEIAKV; encoded by the coding sequence ATGGATTATAAACCTCCCAAAGAACTACTTCGTCTCAGCAAAGAGGCGATTGACACTTTTCAAAATTATTGGCGTACTTTAAATTTACAGGAAGATCTAGATCGATTGCGATCTCTCGAAGAAAGATCTACAGACCCACATCTCTGGGACAATCCTGATGAGGCTCGTAATGTAACTCAAAAGAAAAATGAATTGTCCGCAAAGATTGAACCCTGGTTGGAACTTAGGAAAGAACTTTTTGACTTTCCTGATTTAATTGAAATGACAATCGAAGAATTAGGCGAAAAAGGAGCACAGTCCTTGAACGAGGATTATGCTTCGATCATGGAGAGATTTGAGACACTAGAAATGTCGGAAGCTCTTCGCGGTAAGGATGACGCTTGTAATGCTTTCATCAATATTCATCCGGGAGCAGGTGGTACTGAGAGCCAAGATTGGGCTGAGATGCTTCTTCGAATGTTTAGTCGTTATCTTGAAAAGAAAGGATATCGGTCTCAGCTTGTCGACTACCAAGAAGGTGATGCGGCTGGCATAAAGAATGCAACAATTTATGTACAAGGTGAAAATGCTTTTGGATATCTTAAGGGTGAATCAGGAATTCATAGATTGGTTCGAATTTCTCCCTTTGATGCAAACAAAAAAAGACATACATCGTTCGTATCTGTCTACGTAACACCAGAGTTAGATGATACCATAGATATTCAAATTGATGATAAGGACTTACGAGTTGATGTGTTCCGTTCTTCTGGTTCTGGTGGTCAGCACGTCAACACAACAGATTCTGCTGTTCGAATGACCCATCTTCCGACTGGAGTTGTTGTATCTTGTCAGAATGAAAGATCGCAGATCAAGAACCGAGACACTGCTATGAAAATGCTCAAAGCACGTTTGTATGAGATTGAAAAGCAGAAAGCTGACGAAGAAAAAGAAAAATCTGGCGGCGAGAAGAGAGACATCGCTTGGGGTTCACAAATTCGTAGTTATGTGTTCCATCCTTACAATATGGTAAAAGATCATAGAACCGAACATGAAACTGGAAATGTACAAGCAGTTATGGATGGTGAATTAGAGCCGTTTATTATGGCATTTTTGAAATCACGCACCTTAAAAAAGGAAATCGCGAAGGTCTAA
- a CDS encoding acyl-CoA dehydrogenase family protein — MLDFSLTDEQKAVRDLARDFAKNEMIPNAEHHDKTGEYPLEILKKAWGIGLMNIHIEPEYGGAGMGDLDEVIMNEELFAGCSGMATAMLANNLALAPVLVGASHELKKKYLAPMAEEFQICAYAVTEPGAGSDVAGIRTTAKRVGDDYIINGSKMWITNAGYANWMFVLTKTDPSAGHKAMTGFIVDAKAPGVIVGKKEKNMGQRCSDTRGVTFEDVKVPASNMVGREGEGFKIAMAAFDHTRPGVAMGAVGVAKAAMEHSIRYANTRNSFGKPISVNQGVSFILAQMARDVEAGRLLCYQAAWMIDQGYRNTYQASIAKMFCADMCMRVCTDAVQVFGGYGFNEEYPVEKLMRDAKIFQIYEGTSQIQRVIVSKFLNDGKGIEGPNV, encoded by the coding sequence ATGCTTGATTTTTCACTAACGGACGAGCAGAAAGCAGTTCGAGACTTGGCACGCGATTTTGCCAAAAATGAAATGATTCCTAACGCGGAACACCACGATAAAACAGGTGAATACCCGCTCGAAATACTAAAAAAAGCATGGGGAATCGGGCTCATGAATATCCATATCGAACCAGAATACGGTGGAGCAGGTATGGGCGATCTAGACGAAGTCATCATGAATGAAGAGCTTTTTGCTGGATGTTCTGGAATGGCAACAGCTATGCTTGCGAATAATTTAGCTTTAGCACCCGTCTTGGTCGGTGCAAGCCACGAACTTAAAAAGAAATATCTCGCTCCGATGGCGGAAGAATTCCAAATCTGTGCTTATGCTGTAACAGAACCAGGTGCTGGATCCGATGTTGCAGGAATTCGAACAACAGCAAAAAGAGTAGGAGATGATTACATCATCAATGGATCTAAGATGTGGATCACTAATGCTGGTTATGCGAACTGGATGTTTGTTCTAACTAAGACGGATCCTTCTGCAGGACATAAAGCTATGACTGGTTTCATAGTCGATGCCAAGGCTCCTGGAGTGATCGTTGGCAAGAAAGAAAAGAATATGGGTCAGCGATGTTCAGATACTCGTGGTGTGACTTTCGAAGATGTGAAAGTCCCAGCTTCCAATATGGTTGGACGAGAGGGAGAAGGATTCAAAATTGCGATGGCAGCATTTGATCATACAAGGCCTGGAGTTGCTATGGGTGCAGTCGGTGTTGCAAAGGCTGCAATGGAGCATTCTATCCGTTATGCGAATACTCGAAATTCTTTTGGCAAACCCATCTCTGTCAATCAAGGCGTAAGTTTTATTCTTGCACAGATGGCTCGTGATGTGGAAGCAGGAAGACTTCTTTGTTACCAAGCTGCTTGGATGATTGATCAAGGTTATAGAAATACATACCAAGCATCTATCGCTAAGATGTTTTGTGCTGATATGTGTATGAGAGTTTGTACGGACGCAGTTCAAGTTTTTGGTGGATATGGATTCAATGAAGAATATCCAGTGGAGAAGCTAATGCGTGATGCCAAAATTTTCCAAATCTATGAAGGTACATCTCAGATACAAAGAGTCATCGTGTCCAAGTTTTTGAATGATGGCAAAGGAATAGAGGGTCCGAACGTCTGA